GGCGCGAAGAAGAGGTCGATGTAGAGCAGGTACGCGACGAGCGCGCCGGTGGTGAGCGTCCCGGCCTCCACCCGTCCCGCGCCGACGATCAGCACGGCGGCCGCGGCGCCCGAGGACAGCAGCTGGACGAAGGGGAAGTAGACGGATATCAGCCACTGGCCGCGGACCCGGGCCTCGCGGTACGAGTCGCTGCGCTCGGCGAAGCGGGTGGCGCCGGAGCCCTCGCGGCGGAAGGCCTGGACGATGCGCAGGCCCGAGACGGACTCCTGGAGGTCGGCGTTGACCAGGCTGACCCGGTCGCGGGCGAGCTCGTAGGCGGCGACGGACCTGCGGCGGAACACGATCGTGCCGACGACGAGGACGGGGAGGGTCGCGAAGACGATCAGCGCGAGCTCGACGTCGAGGACGAGCAGGGCGACCAGGATGCCGAAGAAGGTGAAGACGGAGACGACGGCGGTGACGAGCCCGGTCTGCAGGAACGAGCTGAGCGAGTCCACGTCGGTGGTCATCCGGGTCATGATCTTGCCGGTCAGCTCGCGCTCGTAGTAGTCGAGGCCGAGGCGCTGGAGCTGCGCGAAGATCTTGACGCGGAGGGCGTACAGGACGCGCTCGCCGGTACGGCCCGTCATGCGGGTCTCGGCGAACTGCGCTGCCCACTGCGCGACGACGACGGCGAGGGCGAGCCCGGCGGCCACCCAGACGGCGCCGAGCACGGCCTGCTCCACGCCCTGGTCGATGCCGTGCCGGATCAGGATCGGCAGCAGCAGTCCGGCGCCCGCGTCCACGGCGACGAGGCCGAGGCTGATGGCGAGGGGCGCCCAGAAGCCGCGGAGCAGGCGGCGCAGGCCGTAGCTCTCCTCGGCGGCCACGGCGCGGGTCTCGTCCACCTCGGGTTCGTCGGTGGCGGGCGGCAGCGCGGCCACCTGCGCCAGGAGTTCGGGCGTCGCCGGCATGCCGGCGACGGCTCCGGCCATGGAGTGACCGGCTCCGGGCGCGGCGCCCGCGGCCGCGGGGGTCTGGCCGGTCTGCTCGTCCCGGCGCCGCCAGAGCTCGGGGGTGATCCCGGCCGCGACCCGGCGCTTGGCGTTGACCGGCTCGGAGTCGATCTCGGCTTCGAGCTCGATGTCCCGTTCGAGCTTGCGGTCGAGCTCGCGCTCGAACTCGGCCATCAGGGGGGCGTCCGGGGTCCGCGGCGAGCCGGCGCCGAGCGCGTCGGGGTCGGTGAGCAGCCGGCGGTAGAGCGCCGACCTGCTCTCCAGCTCCTCGTGCGTCCCGATGTCGGCGAGCCGACCGCGGTCGAGTACGGCGATCCGGTCGGCCAGTGCGAGCGTGGAGCGGCGGTGGGCGATCAGCAGGGTGGTCCGGCCGGCCATGACGGAGCGCAGGGCCTCGTGGATCTCGTGCTCGACGCGGGCGTCGACGGCGGAGGTGGCGTCGTCGAGGAGGAGCAGCCGGGGGTCGGTGAGGATGGCCCGGGCGAGGGCGATGCGCTGGCGCTGGCCGCCGGAGAGGGTGAGCCCCTGCTCGCCGACCGTGGTGTCGTACCCGGCGGGCAGCTCCCGGATGAAGCCTTCGGCCTGGACGGCGCGGGCGGCGGCCTCGATCTGCGCGTCGGTCGCGGCGGGGTGCCCGTAGGCGATGTTGGAGCGGATGGTGTCGGAGAAGAGGAAGGAATCCTCCGGGACGAGCCCGATCGCGGCGCGCAGGGACGCGTACGTCAGCTCGCGGACGTCGTGGCCGCCGACGCGGACCGCGCCGCCGTCGGTGTCGTAGAAGCGCGGCAGCAGCAGCGAGACGGTGGACTTCCCGCTTCCCGAGGCCCCGACGACGGCGACGGTCTCGCCCTCCGCGACGGAGAGCGTGAACCCGTCGAGGACGGGCCGCTCGGGGTCGTAGCCGAAGCGGACGTCGTCGAACTCGACGGTGGCGGGCGCGTCGGCGGGCAGCTCGTGGGTGCCCTCCTGGATGGAGGGCTCGGTGTCGATGAGCTCGAAGACCCGCTCGACGCCGGCGCGGGCCTGCTGGCCGACGGTGAGGACCATGGCGAGCATGCGGACCGGGCCGACGAGCTGGGCCAGGTAGGTGGAGAAGGCGACGAAGGTGCCGAGGGTGACCTGCCCCTTGGTGGCCATCCACCCGCCGAGGGCCAGCATGGCGACCTGGGCGAGGGCGGGTACGGCCTGGAGCGCGGGGGTGTAGCGGGAGTTGAGGCGGATGGTGCGCATCCGGCCGGCGAACAGCCGGCGGCTCGCCGCGCGCAGCTTGCCGGTCTCCTGCTCCTCCTGGCCGAAGCCCTTGACGACGCGGACGCCGGTCACGGCCCCGTCGACGACGGTGGCGACGGCGGCGGCCTGGCCCTGGGCCCACCAGGTGGCGGGGAAGAGCTTCTTGCGGCTGCGCTTGGCGATGAACCAGAGGGCGGGGGCCATCAGCAGCGCGACGACGGTCAGCAGCGGGGAGAGCCACAGCATGACCCCGAGGGATATCCCGAAGAGCAGGAAGTTCCCGATGGTCATGGGCAGCATGAAGAGCAGGCCCTGGATCAGCTGGAGGTCGGTGGTGGCCCGCCCGACGACCTGCCCGGTGGACAGCTCGTCCTGGCGGCGCCCGTCGAGGCGGGCGATGGTGTCGTACATGTCGGTGCGCAGGTCGTGCTGCACGTCGAGGGCGAGCCGCCCGCCGTAGTACCGGCGTATGTAGGTGAGCACGTAGACGAGCAGGGCGGCGGCTATGAGCAGCCCGGCCCAGGGCCCCATGGACTTGGTCTGGTCCCCGATGACGTCGTCGATGATCACCCTGGTGACCAGCGGTACGAGCGCCATGACGGCCATGCCGGCCAGCGAGGAGCCGAGTGCCAGCAGCACGTTGAGCCTGTACCGCCAGGTGTAGGCCGCCAGCCGCTTGCCCCAGCCCTGTTTCTCCCCAGCCGCCGTCACGTGATGCCTCCCCGTTCGTCCTGTCCTGCCGCAAGCGGCAACGCCCCGACCGGCGGATTTCATCCCGCCGCAACAATTCG
Above is a genomic segment from Streptomyces sp. NBC_01233 containing:
- a CDS encoding ABC transporter ATP-binding protein, which codes for MKSAGRGVAACGRTGRTGRHHVTAAGEKQGWGKRLAAYTWRYRLNVLLALGSSLAGMAVMALVPLVTRVIIDDVIGDQTKSMGPWAGLLIAAALLVYVLTYIRRYYGGRLALDVQHDLRTDMYDTIARLDGRRQDELSTGQVVGRATTDLQLIQGLLFMLPMTIGNFLLFGISLGVMLWLSPLLTVVALLMAPALWFIAKRSRKKLFPATWWAQGQAAAVATVVDGAVTGVRVVKGFGQEEQETGKLRAASRRLFAGRMRTIRLNSRYTPALQAVPALAQVAMLALGGWMATKGQVTLGTFVAFSTYLAQLVGPVRMLAMVLTVGQQARAGVERVFELIDTEPSIQEGTHELPADAPATVEFDDVRFGYDPERPVLDGFTLSVAEGETVAVVGASGSGKSTVSLLLPRFYDTDGGAVRVGGHDVRELTYASLRAAIGLVPEDSFLFSDTIRSNIAYGHPAATDAQIEAAARAVQAEGFIRELPAGYDTTVGEQGLTLSGGQRQRIALARAILTDPRLLLLDDATSAVDARVEHEIHEALRSVMAGRTTLLIAHRRSTLALADRIAVLDRGRLADIGTHEELESRSALYRRLLTDPDALGAGSPRTPDAPLMAEFERELDRKLERDIELEAEIDSEPVNAKRRVAAGITPELWRRRDEQTGQTPAAAGAAPGAGHSMAGAVAGMPATPELLAQVAALPPATDEPEVDETRAVAAEESYGLRRLLRGFWAPLAISLGLVAVDAGAGLLLPILIRHGIDQGVEQAVLGAVWVAAGLALAVVVAQWAAQFAETRMTGRTGERVLYALRVKIFAQLQRLGLDYYERELTGKIMTRMTTDVDSLSSFLQTGLVTAVVSVFTFFGILVALLVLDVELALIVFATLPVLVVGTIVFRRRSVAAYELARDRVSLVNADLQESVSGLRIVQAFRREGSGATRFAERSDSYREARVRGQWLISVYFPFVQLLSSGAAAAVLIVGAGRVEAGTLTTGALVAYLLYIDLFFAPVQQLSQVFDGYQQATVSLGRIQGLLREPTTTPLSEEPRQVPELRGEIAFEDVRFQYGTAEERGEKGEALAGISLRIPAGQTVAFVGETGAGKSTLVKMVARFYDPTSGRITADGADLRELDLTAYRHRLGVVPQEPYLFPGTVRDAIAYGRPDASDAEVEAAARAVGAHDMVATLDGGYLHTVAERGRNLSAGQRQLIALARAELVDPDVLLLDEATAALDLATEAQVNQATDRLAGKRTTLVVAHRLTTAARADRVVVMDRGRVVEDGTHAELLARGGRYAKLWRTFVGEDERAAA